The nucleotide window CATCCGCCGTGCCCGCGCGTCCCCGCCCTCCCGCACACCACTGCCCGCGCCACGCCCACGCACATCACCGGCTGCCGTACGGTCCCCCGCGTCCCCGGCTGTCCCGCGCTCCCGCCGCTCACCGGCCGCGCCGCTTTCACCCCGCTCATCGGGCGTGCCGCTTTCACCCCGCTCACCTGCCGCCGCGCGATCCGGCCGCTCACCGCCCTCTCGCCGCGCACACCGGTCACCGGACGCTCCCCGGCTCTGCCAGGCCGCCGCCCACACCCGCGGATCCAGCCGCACCCCCGCCGAAGCCTCCGGGTCCCACCCAGCATCCGTCGTCGCTTCCCAGCGCCGCTCAGCTTCCGCCCACACCCGCGGATCGCGCCGGATGCTCGCCGAGGCCCTCGCATCCCGCCCGTCCGACGCCGACCCCCGCGGATCCAGCCGCACCCCCGCCGAAGCCTCCGGGTCCCACCCAGCATCCGTCGTCGCTTCCCAGCGCCGCTCAGCTTCCGCCCACACCCGCGGATCGCGCCGGATGCTCGCCGAGGCCCTCGCATCCCGCCCGTCCGACGCCGACCCCCGCGGATCCAGCCGCACCCCGGCTGAATCCTCCGGGTCCCACCCGGCCTCCGCAGCCGTGTCCCGGTCCTGCCCGGCCTCCGCCCCCGCGTCCCGCCCCGTCTCCCCGGCCCCGCCCAGGTCCCGGCGGGCGGCCGCCGCCGTGCCCCACCCCCGGTGCACCAAGGCGTGCAGAGCCGCGTCCAGGTCCAGATGGGCACCCTGGATCCAGTCGGCCAGCTCCTCGTGGGCGAAGCGGTACCCGTTGCCCGCCGGAACCAGCAGTCCTTCCGTGAGCACGGCGGAGGCCCAGCCGGTGGTGCCGGCGAGCCTCTGCCCCGGCACCGGCCCCCACGGGAACACCGCCTCGAACCCGGCCCGGTCCAACTCCCCCTGCCCGGGCCCGAGGCACCGCCGGGCGGCTTCGTGCACCTGCCCGGCGACCCGCGCCGCGAGCCGTCGTACGGCCGTACCACGCATCCCGTTCCCCGCGGCGAGCCGTACGGCGACGCGCAGGCACATCAGGTCGAGGTAGGCGGAGAGAACCTCGTCCCTCCCGGGACAGCCACCGCCCCCGGCGGCCGCAGGCCCGCCGACACCCACGCCCACACCGGCTCCCACGCCGACGCCAGCAGCCCCTGACCGAAAGCCCCCGAACCCCTCACCCCCGGAGTACCGGTCCCCGTCCCCGCCGGGCGGCCCGGCGAAGGCGCCATCCTCGCCGGGCCGCCCGGTGGTCCCTTCCGGCAGCGCCGCCCGTACCTCGGACAGCAGCCGAAGTGTGAGCGGATGCCGGGCGTCGGCGCCGCCGAGCGCGCCTTCCGGAATCCCGTACCGCAGCCGGGCCCGCCGGGCCTCGGCCTCGGACAGATCCCCCAGCCGTACGCAGGGCGGCAGTTGCCGCCCCTCCCCCTCGAACACCGTCCCGTGCAGCAGCTCCGCCGGGAAGCGGTCCCCGGCCTGCTCCCAGTACTCGGCGCGGCACGCCACCACGAGCCGGGCCCCGTTCGTCCGCAGCCACTCGGCCGTGCCGGTCGTCCACTCGGTCATCCGGTGGGCAAGCGTGGGTGGCATCTCCTCCGGGCCGTCGAGGAGGAGGAGCAGCGGCCGACCCTCCGCGAGCGCGATCCGCGCGAGCCGCTCGGGCCGGATGTCACCCAGCTCTCCGCCGTAGCCCCCGGGAAGCGACGGCCCCTCCTCCGAGACCGCCTCGGCAGCCGCCTGGGCCCCCGGAACGTCGGACGCCGCCAGGATCCGCCCCGCCCGCTCCAACGCCCGCCGCGCCGCGTCCGCCACGGACTCGTCGCCGTCCAGCAGGTCCGCGCCGCGCAGCCACAGCGTGGGGGCGGGCTCGGGCCCCCGGGCGCGCCGGGCGGCGAGGGCCGCCAGCTCCGTCGTACGCCCGCTGCCGGGCGGCCCGACAAGGCCGAGGACGACGGCCGGACCCTCGCCGAAGGCCGCGAACTCCCTGACGACACCGGCCCGTTCGACGGGATCGGCAGCACAGGAAACACCGGGCCCCGAGCCCGTGCCGGCCCCCGGTCCCGCGTCCACCGGCCCGAGCGGTCCGCCCGGCCCGTCCGACCCCACCGAGGTGGCCGTGAGCTCCAGCACCCCCGCCAGGTTCAGATCCACCCCGTACGCCGGCACGGTCGCCGCGTTGCGCGCGAGCAGCTCCGCGAGCGGCCCCGCGGCCTCCCGCCCCCGCAGGGGTACGGCGAACCCGGCCGTGCGATGCCGGGCCTCCAGCGCCGTGCCCAGCACGCCCACCACGGTCCCGGTGACCGTGTCGAGCACGGGCCCCCCGGCCGCTCCCCCGCCCAGTCGCAGCGCATCGCTCCCGGCCGTGCCGATCGCCAACTCCAGGACGCCGCCCAGCAGATGGAAGCCGTCGGTCGCGGTGTACGTCACCTCCGCCGTGCCCAGCACCCGCGCCTCGCGCCAGCCGCCGGCCGGGATGCGGACGTACGTCCCGGTCTCCACGTACTCCCGCACGGTGAAGGGCAGCGGGTCCACGCACAGCCCCTCGGTGCGGATGAGCGCCAGGTCGAGGGCGGGCAGCGGGGTCACCGCGTCGGAGGAGACCACGCAGGTGCGGTCCCCCGCGCTGTGCAGCACGATCCGCGCGAGCCCGTCCACCGCCTCGTGGCTGGTGACGACCGTGCCGTGGTGGTCGGCCATGAATCCCGTGCCGCGCGGGCGGCCCGCCGGATCGCCGACCCGCACCAGGACCTCGTCCCGCGCCACCCGGCCGTCGTCCGCTGCCCGACGGCCACGAACTGCCATTACCGACCTCCCCGTCGTACCTCTGTTCCGACGGTAGGCACACGAAGATCAGCAGAACAGATCGCCCGGCAAACGCGCCCCCTTCCGCTCCCTCGGTTCACTCCGAGCGCCTGCACGAAGGGGTGAATAGGGCAGGGCGGATGGATACACCCTTGGGTGGGGGAACCGAGGGGGGACCGTGGAGCGGCGGGAACAGCAAGCCCCGTGACCGCCGCTCCACGGCGAAAGCCCTACGCGGGAGGGCCCGTGTCAGCCGAAGACGGCCAGGCTCTTGGCCTTGCCCTTCAGGCTCTCCACGAGCCCCAGCAGCCGCCCGGCCGGATCGAAGACGGCCACGGCACCGGCGTCCGCGTACTCCTCGGGCATGTCCAGCCGCACGCCGTTCAGCAGCAGCCGGGCCCGCCTGGCGTCCACGTCCCAGCGGGGGAACGCGGCTGCGGCGGCCTCCGCGATCGGCATCACGGTCAGCTCCTCCTGGAGCTGGTCCAGCGTCCTGGCCGAGTCCAGCTTGTACGGCCCGACGCGGGTGCGGCGCAGCGCGGTCAGATGCCCGCCGACCCCGAGGTCCGCGCCCAGGTCACGGGCGAGCGCCCGGATGTACGTCCCGGATGAGCACACCACCGACACCACCAGGTCGAGCACGGGGGTGCCGTCCTCGGCGACGGCGTCCCGGACGTCGTACACCGCGAAGGAGGAGACGGTGACGGGCCTGGCGGGGATCTCGAAGTCCTCGCCGTCCCGGGCCCGCTTGTAGGACCGCACGCCGTCGATCTTGATGGCGCTGACCTTGGACGGCACCTGCATGATGTCGCCGCTCAGCTTGGCGATCCCGGCGTCGACGGCGTCGCGGGTGACCTTCGACGCGTCGCTCGACGCCGTGATCTCGCCCTCGGCGTCATCGGTGAGCGTCGTCTGCCCGAGCCTGATGGTCCCCAGGTACTCCTTCTCGGTGAGGGCGAGGTGACCGAGCATCTTGGTCGCCTTCTCCACCCCGAGGACGAGCACACCGGTGGCCATGGGGTCGAGCGTCCCCGCGTGCCCGACCCTGCGCGTCCGCGCGATGCCGCGCATCTTGGCGACGACGTCGTGCGAAGTGAAGCCCGACGGCTTGTCGACGATGACAAGTCCGTCGGGCGTGGTGTTCTTCTGGCGCTGCTCGGTCATTCGGCGGCGTCGTCCTCGTCGTCGCCCGGCTTCTTGTACGGGTCGGCGTCACCGGCGTACTTCGCGCCGGAGGCGCTCTCGCGCACCTGGGCGTCCGAGGCCCGCGCCTTGTCGAGGAGGTCGTCGATGGTCTTGGCGGTGTCCGGGAGGGCGTCGGCCACAAAGGTGAGGGTCGGCGTGAACTTCACACCCGCGGCACGGCCGACCTCGGAACGGAGGATGCCCTTGGCGCTCTCCAGTCCCGCGGCGGCGGCCGCCCGCTCCTCGTCGTCCCCGTACACCGTGTAGAAGACGGTCGCCTCCCGCAGGTCCCCGGTCACCCGGGTGTCCGTGATGGTGACGTGTGAGCCGAGCCGCGGGTCCTTGATCCCGCGCAGCAGCTTCTGGGCCACCACCTCTCGGATGAGGTCCGCCAGCCTTTTAGCCCGCGCGTTGTCGGCCACTGGTCCGTCTCCTAGCTCGTTCTGCGTTACCGCTGTTTCTTGAATGGTGCATGGCGACCGGTCAGTCGTCCTCGCCGTGGAGGCGCCGTCTCACCGACAGCAGTTCCACCTCCGGCCGACCGGCGACCAGCCGCTCGCACCGGTCCAGCACCTCGGTCAGATGCCCCGTGTCACCTGACACCACCGCCAGCCCGATCGTGGCCCGGCGGTGCAGATCCATCTGGTCGACCTCCGCCGCACTCACCGCGAACTTGCGCTGGAGCTCGGCCACGATCGGCCGGACGACGGAGCGCTTCTCCTTCAGCGACCGTACGTCGCCGAGCAGGAGATCGAAGGACAGAGTCCCCACGTACATGTGTATCCGGTTCACCCGCCGGTACGGGATCGATGGCCCACCCGTGTCCGGGCGGGAACATCAGAACCGTACATCGACCGGGCGGTGCGACTCGACGGGATATCGGCGCCCCTGATGGGACGCGGGGAACTGTGCGAAGGGGGTCTGGGGGCGCGGCCCCCAGGAACGGCCACACCGGCCGGCGGTGAACAGGTCACCCCCGGCCGGCATGAACCATCAGGCTTACGCCCGCGGCTTCTCCCGCATCTCGTACGTCGCGATGACGTCGTCCACCTTGATGTCGTTGAAGTTGCCGAGGTTGATACCGCCCTCGAACCCTTCGCGGATCTCGGTGACGTCGTCCTTGAAGCGACGCAGACCGGAGATGGTGAGGTTCTCCGCGATGACCTTGCCGTCGCGGACGAGGCGCGCCTTGGTGTTGCGCTTGACCTCGCCCGAGCGGACCAGGACACCGGCGATGTTGCCCAGCTTGGACGACTTGAAGACCTCGCGGATCTCCGCCGTGCCGAGCTCGACCTCCTCGTACTCCGGCTTGAGCATGCCCTTGAGGGCCGACTCGATCTCCTCGATGGCCTGGTAGATCACCGAGTAGTACCGGACGTCGACGCCCTCGCGCTCCGCCATCTGCGCCGCGCGGCCCGCAGCGCGGACGTTGAAGCCGATGACGATCGCGTCGGAGCCGGTCGCCAGGTCGATGTCCGACTCGGTGACCGCACCCACGCCGCGGTGCAGGACGCGGATGTCGACCTCTTCGCCGACGTCGAGCTGGAGCAGCGAGGACTCGAGGGCCTCCACCGAACCGGACGCGTCGCCCTTGATGATGAGGTTGAGTTCCTGCACCAGGCCGGCCTTGAGGGCCTCGTCCAGGTTCTCCAGGGAGAACCGGACACCCCGGCGGGCGAAGTTGGCGTTCCGCTCACGAGCGGCACGCTTCTCGGCGATCTGACGGGCCGTACGGTCCTCGTCGACCACCAGGAAGTTGTCGCCGGCGCCCGGGACATTGGTGAGACCGAGGACGAGGACCGGGGTCGAGGGACCCGCCTCTTCCACGTTCGCGCCCTTGTCGTCGAGCATCGCGCGGACTCGGCCGTACGCGTCGCCGACCACCATGGTGTCGCCGACCCGCAGGGTGCCTCGCTGGACCAGGACGGTCGCGACGGCACCGCGGCCGCGGTCGAGGTGGGACTCGATCGCGATGCCCTGCGCGTCCTGCTCCGGGTTGGCCCGCAGGTCGAGCGAGGCGTCCGCGGTCAGGACCACGGCCTCCAGCAGCTGCTCGATGTTGAGCCCCTGCTTGGCGGAGATGTCGACGAACATCGTGTCGCCGCCGTACTCCTCGGCCACCAGACCGAACTCGGTGAGCTGACCGCGCACCTTGGTCGGGTCGGCGCCCTCGACGTCGATCTTGTTGACCGCGACCACGATCGGCACACCGGCCGCCTTGGCGTGGTTCAACGCCTCGATCGTCTGGGGCATCACACCGTCGTTGGCCGCCACCACGAGGATCGCGATGTCGGTCGACTTCGCACCACGGGCACGCATGGCGGTGAACGCCTCGTGACCCGGGGTGTCGATGAAGGTGATCTTGCGCTGTTCGTCGTTGACCTGGGTGGTGACCTGGTACGCACCGATGTGCTGCGTGATTCCGCCGGCCTCGCCCGCGACGACGTTCGTCTTGCGGATGGTGTCCAGCAGTCGGGTCTTACCGTGGTCGACGTGACCCATGACGGTCACGACCGGCGGACGCGCGACGAGGAACTCCTCGCCACCCTCGTCCTCGCCGAACTCGATGTCGAAGGACTCGAGCAGCTCGCGGTCCTCCTCCTCCGGGCTGACGATCTCGATGACGTAGTTCATCTCGCCGGCGAGCAGCTGGAGGGTCTCGTCGGAGACGGACTGCGTGGCAGTGACCATCTCGCCGAGGTTCATCATCACGGCGACGAGCGACGCCGGGTTGGCGTTGATCTTCTCCGCGAAGTCGGTGAGGGACGCACCGCGCGACAGGCGGACGGACTGTCCGTTGCCGCGAGGCAGCATCACGCCGCCGACCGACGGGGCCTGCATGGCCTCGTACTCCTGGCGCCTCTGCCGCTTCGACTTGCGACCACGACGCGCGGGACCGCCGGGACGACCGAAGGCGCCCTGCGTGCCACCACGGGCACCCGGACCACCGGGACGACCGCCGAAGCCGGGACGGCCACCGCCGCCGCCACCGGGACCACCGGGACGACCGGCGAAACCGCCACCAGCGCCACCGGGAGCACCCGGACGACCGGCGAAACCGCCACCGCCGCCACCGGGACGACCGGCGAAGCCGCCGCCACCGGGACGACCGCCGCCGCCACCACCGGGACCACCGGGACGACCGCCGCCACCAGGGCCGCGGCCACCGGGGCCACCGCCGCCGGGACGCGGGCCGGCCGCCGGACGCTGCGGCATCATGCCCGGGTTCGGACGGTTGCCGCCAGGGCCACCGCCGGGACGCGGCGCCTGCGGACGAGGCATGCCACCCGGAGTCGGACGGGCACCGCCCGGACCACCCTGGGGACGCGGAGCGCCACCGGGGCCGCCCTGCGGACGGGGAGCCTGACCGGGGGCCTGCGGACGCGGACCGCCGCCCTGAGCGCCGCCGGGGCCACCGTGGCCACCGGCAGGTCGGGGCGCGCCGCCGGGACGGGGACCGCCCTGGGGACGGCCCATGCCGGTGGAGCCACCGGAGGTGAAGGGGTTGTTGCCCGGACGCGGACCGGACGGACGGGCACCGCCCGGCTTGGGCGCGCCGGGACCACCCGGACGCTGACCACCGGGACGCGGCGCCTGGCCACGATCCTGACCGCGGTCCTGGCCGGGACCGCCCGGACGCTGACCGCCAGGACGGGGCGCGCCGGCGCCCGGACGGGCGCCCGGACGCGGACCGGCCGGGGCGGACGAGGCCGCCGGGGCCGACGGGGGCGCCTGGAACTCGGGCACGCTCGGCGCCGGGGACACCGGAGCGGGCTTCGGCGTCGGCGGCTTGGGACCGGGCGTCGGGCGCGGACCCGGGGCCGGGGCGGCGGGACGCTCAGCCGCGGGCGCGGCGGGCGCCACCGGCGGCTTGGGCGCGACCGGACCCGGACGTGGGGCGGCCGGACGGGCGGCCTGCGCGGGAGAGGGGGCCGCCGGACGTGCCGGTGCGGCCTTGCGCGGGGCGGGCTTGCCGCCGCCGCTGCCCTGCTGGAGGGCGTCAGTCAGCTTGCGTACAACGGGCGCCTCGATCGTCGAGGACGCCGAACGGACGAATTCACCGAGCTCTTGGAGCTTGGCCATGACGACCTTGCTCTCGACCCCGAACTCCTTGGCGAGTTCGTATACCCGGACCTTAGCCACTTCGCTCCTTTTAGGTCCGGTTGCGTCCGGACCGTCGCTACTTCATGGGCGTACTCA belongs to Streptomyces graminofaciens and includes:
- the rbfA gene encoding 30S ribosome-binding factor RbfA, whose translation is MADNARAKRLADLIREVVAQKLLRGIKDPRLGSHVTITDTRVTGDLREATVFYTVYGDDEERAAAAAGLESAKGILRSEVGRAAGVKFTPTLTFVADALPDTAKTIDDLLDKARASDAQVRESASGAKYAGDADPYKKPGDDEDDAAE
- the infB gene encoding translation initiation factor IF-2, whose amino-acid sequence is MAKVRVYELAKEFGVESKVVMAKLQELGEFVRSASSTIEAPVVRKLTDALQQGSGGGKPAPRKAAPARPAAPSPAQAARPAAPRPGPVAPKPPVAPAAPAAERPAAPAPGPRPTPGPKPPTPKPAPVSPAPSVPEFQAPPSAPAASSAPAGPRPGARPGAGAPRPGGQRPGGPGQDRGQDRGQAPRPGGQRPGGPGAPKPGGARPSGPRPGNNPFTSGGSTGMGRPQGGPRPGGAPRPAGGHGGPGGAQGGGPRPQAPGQAPRPQGGPGGAPRPQGGPGGARPTPGGMPRPQAPRPGGGPGGNRPNPGMMPQRPAAGPRPGGGGPGGRGPGGGGRPGGPGGGGGGRPGGGGFAGRPGGGGGGFAGRPGAPGGAGGGFAGRPGGPGGGGGGRPGFGGRPGGPGARGGTQGAFGRPGGPARRGRKSKRQRRQEYEAMQAPSVGGVMLPRGNGQSVRLSRGASLTDFAEKINANPASLVAVMMNLGEMVTATQSVSDETLQLLAGEMNYVIEIVSPEEEDRELLESFDIEFGEDEGGEEFLVARPPVVTVMGHVDHGKTRLLDTIRKTNVVAGEAGGITQHIGAYQVTTQVNDEQRKITFIDTPGHEAFTAMRARGAKSTDIAILVVAANDGVMPQTIEALNHAKAAGVPIVVAVNKIDVEGADPTKVRGQLTEFGLVAEEYGGDTMFVDISAKQGLNIEQLLEAVVLTADASLDLRANPEQDAQGIAIESHLDRGRGAVATVLVQRGTLRVGDTMVVGDAYGRVRAMLDDKGANVEEAGPSTPVLVLGLTNVPGAGDNFLVVDEDRTARQIAEKRAARERNANFARRGVRFSLENLDEALKAGLVQELNLIIKGDASGSVEALESSLLQLDVGEEVDIRVLHRGVGAVTESDIDLATGSDAIVIGFNVRAAGRAAQMAEREGVDVRYYSVIYQAIEEIESALKGMLKPEYEEVELGTAEIREVFKSSKLGNIAGVLVRSGEVKRNTKARLVRDGKVIAENLTISGLRRFKDDVTEIREGFEGGINLGNFNDIKVDDVIATYEMREKPRA
- the truB gene encoding tRNA pseudouridine(55) synthase TruB; this translates as MTEQRQKNTTPDGLVIVDKPSGFTSHDVVAKMRGIARTRRVGHAGTLDPMATGVLVLGVEKATKMLGHLALTEKEYLGTIRLGQTTLTDDAEGEITASSDASKVTRDAVDAGIAKLSGDIMQVPSKVSAIKIDGVRSYKRARDGEDFEIPARPVTVSSFAVYDVRDAVAEDGTPVLDLVVSVVCSSGTYIRALARDLGADLGVGGHLTALRRTRVGPYKLDSARTLDQLQEELTVMPIAEAAAAAFPRWDVDARRARLLLNGVRLDMPEEYADAGAVAVFDPAGRLLGLVESLKGKAKSLAVFG
- a CDS encoding DUF503 domain-containing protein produces the protein MYVGTLSFDLLLGDVRSLKEKRSVVRPIVAELQRKFAVSAAEVDQMDLHRRATIGLAVVSGDTGHLTEVLDRCERLVAGRPEVELLSVRRRLHGEDD